The Notolabrus celidotus isolate fNotCel1 chromosome 6, fNotCel1.pri, whole genome shotgun sequence nucleotide sequence CTTTGCTTCTGGCAGTCATTAATGTGAGAAAAAGGTCTAACAGCAGAGTGAGGTAATTCCTCTCAGCAGCAGGAGGCAAGAAAGAGATGAAGGTGATTTAGGACAAGGATACATACCAAGGGGCCAAGCAGATATGCCAAACTCTTAAGAAGGTAGACCCCAATAGCTTTAATCTTGACATATTATGGGCTGTGTTAGTTGTAAAACCAGAGCATCTTGTGAGCTAGTTCTGCAGGCAGTCACATGTAGAGCTGTGCAGCATCGATTCATTACCCAGGAGCCTCTGTGGTCAAGACACCCTGCTGTATATTGTGTAAAACAGAAGTAATGGTGGGTATTTTATAACAGaggttttcatttaatttatagTTCTTTAAACACGGTACTGGGGGGCCTATGACGCACTAAACATAACAgggtgttcttttttttgtgtgactcAACACTGACAAATGTAATACTGTCACTGGTACTTGACATTCTGCCTCCAatggaataaaagaaaaattaaagaatCCTGTCTTAATTTAGAGATgtcaaaaaaagagaacaaaaagagaTGTGAAAAGACCCTGCAACAattcctgtgtgcgtgtgtttgcgtgtccagtgtgtgtgtgtgtatgttggggTCTATCTGTGGAGAACCTCATGCTGCGCTCTAACTTGGGAGGAATGTTGGAGAAGCTACTCTTGGTCCGAGACTCTCCATGAGTTCACAACCTGGACTATCAAACACCTCAGACTTTTCTTTCAGTGTCTATTTGTGGCTGATGATTTTGCTTTTCAGTGACAGATAATAGAAAACAATGTCATAATTGAATTGTGTAATTGTTTGGATGCCACATGTATTCAAGTACATTTGTGGTCTTCTGACTTTTTCATCTCAGCACCATCATAGGTTCCCCCCCGCTGTTTATGACTGCTACTTGCACCCAAAGACgtacacttttatttatctgtatttTTGAGCTGATATTTCTACCTGCTATAGTTCAGTAGTTCAGTGACCTACATATTATTGTACTTAGAAGCACTTCAGCACCAAGCGCCATTCCCCCTAGACACAACTGTTTTTAACCTCCCCACAGGTGGCcttttaaaagtgtgtgtgcatgagtgtttttgtgtgtgtgtgtgggagaagtGTTGAAGTGGGAAACGCACTAGAGCACACTGTTTACGGATATGGCATACCTTTTTTGGGTGCTTGTTACCAGGCAGTCACATGTCACTTGCTTGTGTGCCAGTTAGTGCCCTCCCAACCAAcattattctgtgtgtgtgtgtgtgtgtgtgtgtgtgtgtgtgtgtgtgtgtgtgtgtgtgtgtgtgtgtgtgtgtgtttctttgtgccTGTGCAACTTTTGTCCAGAGCTAGAGAATTTAATTAACCACAGTTCAAAGCTAATTGAGTTTGGAAATGACACAAACTTCCTGGTTAAAATTCACAACAGTGGCTTGGCCAGAGTgggtgagtgaatgtgtgtgtgtgcatgtgtgtatgtttgtgtattggCAGTGAGAGCCCAAGGTGTCCAGCCAGGAGAGTGATCAGAATACCAGTCAGGATTATTTACAGGATAAAGATTATTTGCTATTCTGGCCCACTTTTCACACCAACCAACCATTAACACGATCTCCCTCCTTTGTGTCTTACATCATGAACAGCCAGCAGTTGAGTGAACAGACATGTGTGCGCGTGCTACAGTGTCATTTACTCCTTTGCAGGACAGTTGAACACCTGGTGGTCAAAGTTGAGCAGTGGAGAtacttttttttgcataaaaatCCACATTAGTAAACATTGTGATATTTTTTATCTGTAAATTAGTAAAggacctttttttttagattcaaTTAGATAGAATGGTAGAAAAAAATTACATAATAAGAGCATTTTCATTCAAATGCCtgttaacaaaaaataaataaccttAAAATAGCTTTCAGTTGGGGCgttaagcgccccacatacagaggctacagtcctcgtagcaggggttgccggttcgattcccagctggTCGGCCagctcctgcatgtcttcccccactctctactccccacatttcctgtctctcttaagctgtcctatgaaataaaggcagaaaggccaaaaatattacttaaaaaaaaaactttcagttGCACAAAGAAAGCTATTTATTTTGCCCACATTTCCAAAGTATGACAAGACAATGGAAAACGAGTTAAGATGATGAGGCCTGAAATGAATTTTTCCAGTACTTTCCAGTAttaaacaacaaatatatattttcaggGTAGAAACACTTGGCCGTGATAAATGGTATGAAATAAATGGATTAACCAAATCAAAAGGATTAATTAACTTAAGCCAAACTAAAATGTTGTTAAAGTTGTTTCTAACCTGATTACACTGATTTCCCCAGTCGCTCGTTACATAAGTTTTGACATGTCACATGTCCAAATAGAACAGCCTCCACTAATGACTGAGCTTTGACCCAACTTAGAaagagaaaggatgaatgaaaaaagaaaaaaacgtaTTGTAACAACGTGAGAAAAGGGTAAGGTGAGCAGCAGGGAGGTGATAAAGAATGTACTTTCCAAACACTCAACCAGAGTGTTGGTGGAAGAGCCTCTTATCGTCACCATTGTGCCCTGTGGTTGTCACTTTCTTGCCTTCTTCCTCCCCTGCATGATGTAAGATTTGTCAGCTCAGACACTGTTGTTGATtaactgcaaatattattttgtAGCCGTGTAGCTAATGAAGCAGATGGCAGTAATGGTTGGTTGTGTCAGTCGGTTGAAACTGCTTTGGTGTGGATAGACGCAGGAAGCAAAGTAATCTTAGGGGGCCAGTAGTGAGAGGTTTGTACTCTTGGTCCAACATTGTAATCATTGCCAaggaaaaatataaatgaaacagCTCATGACTGTTTAAATGTGCTCAGCAGGTCCATGTGAAGATGAGTAAGCACCACTTGGTTGTCTCAAGTGTTTAAAGTTGTACTAAAAGATTTTCCTGTTTGCTGTTTCACCTAGCGTCATGTGAAAGGATCAGCTTTATCTCACTGTTTGGTtgatatcatagactgtataaaatatggacacagtatccgtgatgtcacccatctgtttctgaagagctattggaggccaatcatcggcggcagccatattgcttctgtcgaggcagtgtgacgtgaagaggcggagtttgagcctcctagccagcagctacagtgttgccacagtcagctgtgcctctcattgaaagacttgtgatctcaatatcttcgaaattgccgcattggaaaaaaattcaccccctaaCAGTGTGAGCACATCGAgagatgagctatccagactacacttgtcttttgtaccagactgtaaacatgtttatttctgctgtaaagatcgtctttttcccattcatgtgtatgtgacttccggtacttccggagccagcctcaagcggatcctcaatgaactgcagtttttagcacttccgcattggactcatatttttagactggaggttgccgcttggttaataTAGGACATTTATGCAGCAATCCAAAAACTAACACTGCTTAAACCTCAAAATACTGTTATACATTGTAATTGTTATAAATTGTTTTCAGCTATCAGTAACATGTTGATTTTAAATGGAAATGCAAACTAgcacactgaaacaaacaacatattCATTACATCTTGTATACCTTTCCTTCTATAGTGCTTTCTCACTTTATCTCTACTTTGCTCCCTATGctctgttttttgaaaaaagaaccACAGATAGATTACAATGGACATTCCTGCAGTCCAAGCCTGACTTCCTGTGAGGCATTTCATCTTCTCGTAGTAATAAAGTTTCACTCAGACACCAAAGCAAGCAATGTGCACATGACCACCCAGCTTTATATGTGAACTGTCTATTGATGGTGTTGTATGGTTTCAGCATTACATctaactctcctctctgtccttctgTGTGTCTTCATCTCAGGTTGACTTTACCCAGACCCTCCAAATATCAAAAGTCTTCTCTCACTTCCATCATGCCTACTGCGTCGGATCTCTCTATTGCCTTTGACAACCACCTCACCCATGGAGAGATCACCTTGAGGGCTCTGCTGCACAAAGAGCCCCAGTCAAAGTTGTCTGAACCATTACTTGATGAAAGCAGCATTGTACCCCAAGAAGCCGTAGTCAGTAGACGTGGATCACGGGGTCGGCGTCATGCGAATAGTGGCGGCACAAGGGGCCACGGCCATCTAATGAGGGTGGGGTGTGTCCTAGGCACCTGCCAGGTTCAAAACCTCAGCCATCGTCTCTACCAGCTGATTGGACAGAGTGGGAGAGAAGACTCCTCCCCCATAAATCCTCGCAGTCCTCACAGCTATGGCTAAGTCTACAGTTAATAGCCAAAATGCCTTAGATTATCTAATTTAGCAAGTTGCATTAGCGACAAAATTATGAGACTAAGGCTACACACATTAACAGATATAttcaaaagctttttttcttctctgttttccaaAACTAAACTGTCCACACCACAGTTGAAAACACATGCATAAGCATGCCAGGCCAGTGGGTGGCGATAATGTGTAATCAATCTGCAAGAAGTGAACAGCATTCTTCAAACTGTGTACAGAGTGTTGAATATATATGATATATTTATTTGACTCGTGCCATAGTATAATGATGAAGTAAAGCTAGGTCTGCTTGTAAACATGGAATTGAACCTGACAGCAGCCCAACATCTTGGTGCATGCACaatacatgtaaacaacaatTTCCATTCGCaagtatgttttattttcagtgatcCAAAACCATTTACATGTGGAAGGAAGGCCAAAATGTAGAGAATAAACAACATCCATTTAGGTGTGAACGCTGCCTAAAACAGGCCTACAAGGCTTAAATTGACTTTTCTAATTGTGATATGATTCAAGACATGCTGGTTTGCATTCAGAggccatcttttctttttttgagtgaatgGAGTGCTACAAATAAAAGTGTGGATGGATGGCAGGTAGACCTTGGGATCATGTGATGGCTTCTGGTATTTTTGGATTTTAACCTGACCAAGTTTCCTGAACCATAACCAAATGCTGCCAGAGACTAAACATAACTTTAAGAAGCTTTATAATGAAGTTCAGAAAGACATCAAATATGACTCCACAGTCTCCCTTCATTTTTACTATTCTCTCTTTTGCTTCAACCACTTAATGTTACACTAGCATAATCTGCTCTAGACAGCCTGGCTAAATTTTGCCTTGTTTCTTGATACGACCATTTTCTACCTGCGAGAAATTATTCCGGTGAGTAAACTATCATAGCCAAAGGTACAAGAGTCAACACCATAAAAAATATCTGTAATACAACCAAGAATGTCTGCATTCTGTAACAATAAGTCCGGTTAAGACGGTGCACAAACAGGAGTTCTCTTGAAGACCACAGCATGATTCCCTTTGCTGCCAGTACTGCAATAAAACTAGCTTTGTCAGACTGGCCTTCCTGATCAACATCCACTATCGTCATCATTCGTGATCCTGCTGATCTGAACTAACCTGAGCTCAGAGCTAATCCACTGTGTCCCTCAAAAGTATCATCATCTCCCTCTGAGCAAGTAGCTTTACTTCTGTAGGAACAGAAACTAAGAATAACCTCCAATCAAACCCAGTTAACCCTTCACCCAAAACCCCACAGTGAGCACAGTTAGCCAAAATAaccactaaccctaatccatgAACTGTCTGGATGCTTCTTAACAGATATCTCGTCTCAGAACAAGTGAACCATTCACTCTGTAAATCACCTTTGACCTACAAACTGTACATCTGTGATTGATTTTATGTCTATTTAATGTCTGTTTGTGAGCCTTATTCTGTTGGATTGTTTAAGAGGCCTTATGATGCTTGGCCTTTTTACCTATTTAAATTTAGCATTACAGTAAGTATTGACTATTAAAGTGTTATTTGAAGCTTTATATCATCTGCTTTTCTCTCTGCACCAGTTCTGTATAACTGCAGTGTCAGTCTTTGAGGTCAAAAGTGAGGGATCCATTAAAGcactttattatattttcatatattaTAACTtgaatttgatgttttatttaacttaaaattaataaaaaccaTTATACTGTGAATATAACTTTGCTAAATCGTCATTTCAATGTACAAGTGTCCTTTGACAAAAGTGTGTCGCTTTTATCTAACACTCTGTTTTACAATAACAGTGTTGTGTAATAAAATGTCAGTGAAACATCCCATGTATGTTTTCTACAGCTCtaatgagtgagtgtgtgtttttgatttgatgGTTAATGGTTTATGAATTTAAATTTGTAGTATTTAATGTAAGTTAGATAACAATCACTCTTGGCTACTACTACAAtaactactgctactacttctactaccacacacacacacacacacacacacacacacacacacacacacacacacaaactaacacgcacacgcacacggcAAGGAAGAGATAACTGACCATTGCCACAGAATTTGTCACATTCACAACATTACACCTCTCTGCTCTACCTTgtgagtggtgtgtgtgtgtgtgtgtgtgggtgtgtgtgtgtgtgtgggggggggggggctgcagTGCTCCAAATTATCAGGTATACACAATTATTTACATGGCAACACAAAAGGACACAAAAAAGGAAGTAAGAAGTACAAGGTCAAATATATCTGTTATTTTCATCCATGGTAAAggacaagcaaaagaaaaaagctaGATTCTTAATTTCCACATTTTCAGACAGAGTATATTTTTCAGAGTTTGGCAGGCACCTCATTTGTAGAGCACATCAGTCTAAATCAACACTTTTCAGGGCATCTAAGatagccaatcagatttcagtaTTGGACTGTATCTCTTCCACCCCTGGACACACTTTACtcaaacagaagagaaaatTTATGAGCGTTCTTGACCCTTTGACTGCTGTGAATGTGAAAACAATAGTAATGATTAACCGTGGTGAATGAAGAAGCTCATCAATTggatttttagtgtttttgcCATGTTACAATAATCctactaaaacaaaaaaaaaatttgcatAATATACTTCCTCCTTTCAGATATTTGTTGCTGTATGTGTAGATATGTGTGTAAAGGCACTGATTTATTTCTAAATCTGTaggagtatttttttaaaaaaaaaaggtgaatctTCTAAAATCATACATAAATCCATCAAATAGTCCATCACATTAAGATCTAATGTGCATTTTCTCTTTCTATCAAAGCAGTTATTACCACGACTATTAAATTTATGCATTCAGTCCCAAGTATATGATAGGTGTACATGGTGACCCCCTTTGAGTGATGCCCAGACAATTTAGTATGTTTGGCTGAAGGGACTTAATAAATCAAGAGGACTGGGTCATCGACTCAAGCTTGTTTGAACACTTCTGTCAACTTTGGATTAACAAACAGAACAGATTTCCTTCTACAACCAGTTGCAGTCAGtcggtgtgtttgtttgtttcaaacaAGAGTCAACTGTAACATTTGATCATGTAATCAGATCTGTGCcaagaaataaaaatcaagaaaTGTTCTGGATTTGTTCCACCTTCTGTCATGAAATATGTTGTTAGGTCACTTGTTCTGTCACACAATGAGTACTGTCCGCTTATCTGGTCAAGTGCTGCTGAAAAACGTCTAAAAAGACTTCAAGTTGTACAAAATAGAGCTGCCAAATTGGCTCTGAACTGTTCTTTTCATACTAATGTGCTTGAGATGCATAAAAGATTATATTGGCTAACTGTGGAGGCTAAATTAAAATTACGTCTCCTGTCATTTATGCAAACTGTTATATGGAATAACACACCACAGTTCTTTTGTGATATCCTCAAATATTCTGGTTTTAATCATAGGTATACGACACGTCATGTGAGCACTGGTTATCTGCTAACACCAAGTCCTAGAACTAACTGAATGATGAGATCTGTTCTTTTTAGAGGTTCCTCTGCCTGGAATCAACTCCCCACCAACATAAGaatgatcaaaaacagattttcttttaaaaagtcacttaaacaaATGCTGCTAAATTCCTCATAGACGTTATTATgtaagcactgttttgaaagtctttgttttattaattttttggtGTGTTTGTAACAATTTTGGTTTAGTTTCCATTATTTTTTAGTTTAATGCTACTCGtcgtttatttgctcagatacttagtttattttcattttcattcttgattttgctattgcatctttgttttatggataatgtgtgattttaaataattgtttttcttgtttttgttttgttgtggggatcccaggaagagtagcaaccacaatgtggaagctaatggggatcctaataaagaaagaaagaaagaaatcaaatcATGGAAGATTTTTAAATTTTGAGGTTTgcatgtgcatttgtgtgtgtatttgagagAGTTTATTGAGTGTGTAGGTGCATCTAGTTTAGCTCTATTCAATTAGCGTCCTGCGGGCCACATGCGGCCTGAAAGCAACCCTCgagtggcccgaaagcaactgtaatgtaaaatttaaagaagcagtatttcagcataggttgagctgaagtacttttcttttattgtgtttacgcccttttggatgtggcaatacgttcataaacatccagtgtgtttgttatcttatctatttgttttccttttaaatggttaactttgctcactgtctgctaaaaatgtccggcccatctcatgtccttagtctgaaaatctgtcccgaccaaatatttaattgagtAGCCCTAGTGGAAAGGAAACTAATAAATGCGTAAATAGGTAGGTTTAGCTTTTTATCAATGTAAACCTACTTCTTTTTAATTGTAAATACATGGTTAATagaaaaggtaaataaacaagtaaaatatGGAGCCAAGAAGTACTGCGTCATCCTGCATCAGCCCAAATTTGAAACCTGCTGATCACTGAGAAAACTCTGAGGACAAACGCACGTACACAAGGCCAAGGTTCAACACAGGACACCCCGTTAGTAGAGGTTTAGTTAAAGTGTGACAGGATATTTGTGCAGACCCTTCCTTTGTAGGTGTACAGTGAAGGTTGAAGGAGTTTAAACAGACAGGATATGTACGGtgctgtgtgtatatatatatgggaGAGgtcaaaacacagcagtgagcTCCAGGAGACCAACACACCACAGCAACAGACTTCATCTGTCAACCATGAGGGTCATCAACGTGGTACATGTGGATTTAATGCAAATACTGGTCATATGCTATCATCGTTAACTATTTAAGTGgctttttttatctttgaaaaaCATGATGTCTGTTATTTTTGATGCAGGGTCCAGATCCCTCTCTAGCATATCGGCCAAATCTAGAGACGAATGAAATCAAAGGAAAGGAAGAATACAGAAACTTCGAGGTAAGCTTTCAAAGCTTTTTCATAATCTGGGAACGCTTCAAAAGGGAAAAACAGGGTTATTGGCACATTTATGATTAAGGGGTACTGTCTACTACATGTGTAAAAACACACTTAGCATCTGCAAAAAACTACAACCTTCAAAAAacttgatattttttatttctcattcgATAGATGCTTAAATTCTTATCTATGTGTACTGATTAAACCATGTTACAATTTAttgtataataaaacataaccaaaatgattatttaatgtctctttaacttgtttttggAATTATCTAAGCTCCTTAACACCTGTAGTTTGGGCTGGCACAGAAACTtgtgttatttctttaaatacCATGATTATTTGTAACTACATAGTATGTTAACACAACATTTTATGGAGTATTGTTTTCTTAAACATAGTGTAGTAGTATTTTCCATATATCACATCTTTAAATGGGCAAAATTATTGGTGGGTCAGTGTAAATGCTACCAGAATTAAAAAACGCCTCTTTTTGTTATGTAGTAGTTGAAAGTAAGATAAGTGATAAATGTTGGACCTCACAACAAAatatggcaaggcaaggcaaggcaagtttatttataaagcaccattcatacatagagcaattcaaagtgctttacagagttaaaaaaaaaaaccagaacagtaacaatcaacaaaaacatacagcaaacccTTCAAAAATTTACaatttatatgcggccagttatgtttgatcctctctctctctctctctctctctctctctctctctgtgtgtgtgtaatcatgtaacttaacgtacatggtaaatagtgttgggtcttgtttttattttaattaggagggattactataaataatcagcctccttcgctgctctgaagtccttccttgcagagtcttactgtcccgcgggacacagaatcacaactggtcttgtcttaaccgaaatgaacctttaatcatttatctcagaacttcttcccaaggattaagactcatacattgagtcttttctgtgtctagtcgcagcccgaagctggctcagacctcttgacaccctcGCAGGAtgcccgtatgcccaacatttaattgtagatccaatatcaagttaattccataacgccataccttgtcagaaaacatccaatttaaaatatgacattaagcAAACATAAGCAtggaaacataaaatattttgaaatatgttaTTGCCAAAAAATGTTTCTATGGCCCTGATCctgtttctgtatttgtgtactgtgtgtgtgtgtgtgtgtgtgtgtgtgtgtgtgtttgtgtgtgtatctgtgtctgtgtgtgtgtgtgtgttatagagTGGAAGTATTATTGATCGTGTGTTCAACACATACAAGCTGATGCACACCAACCAGACGCTGGACTTTGTGAATAAAAAGGCGAGTAAATCAGCAAACTATTAAGTGTCCACTGACTTTTCTTATGTAATTAACTGTTTTATGTAATGTGGTTTGTTTGTGACACAGTGATCCTGCCAGACTAAGCAAACAATcgtcccccccaaaaaagttaAGAGTTACGTCAGACCTAAATGTTTGCTTATCcccttttttttactcaa carries:
- the adm2b gene encoding protein ADM2 isoform X2, whose amino-acid sequence is MMLTLPRPSKYQKSSLTSIMPTASDLSIAFDNHLTHGEITLRALLHKEPQSKLSEPLLDESSIVPQEAVVSRRGSRGRRHANSGGTRGHGHLMRVGCVLGTCQVQNLSHRLYQLIGQSGREDSSPINPRSPHSYG
- the adm2b gene encoding protein ADM2 isoform X1, whose amino-acid sequence is MCTLLPAWLWLLLGLLPLEIQSRALTLHSLTHRHRLTLPRPSKYQKSSLTSIMPTASDLSIAFDNHLTHGEITLRALLHKEPQSKLSEPLLDESSIVPQEAVVSRRGSRGRRHANSGGTRGHGHLMRVGCVLGTCQVQNLSHRLYQLIGQSGREDSSPINPRSPHSYG